Below is a genomic region from Clostridia bacterium.
GTGATTGCCCTTGCCACCGCTTTTGGGTCGAGGTTCCAGGTTTGCGGATCTACGTCCACCACCAGCGGGCTGGCGCCAACGTACAGCACCGGGTTCACCGTGGCCACAAAGGTTAGGGCCGGCACGATGACCTCGTCGTCCGGGCCAATATCGAGGATTCGCAGGGCGAGGTTCAGCGCCGCGGTGCCGTTTACCGTAGAGACCGCGAACCTGACGCCGAGATAGGCGGCAAACCTCTCCTCAAACTCCCGCACCAGCGGCCCCGCGCTCGACACGTAGCCGCTTTCCAGGGCCGCGGTCACGTATCGCTTTTCTGCTTCCCCCAGGTTCGGCCAGTCCAGAGGCACTCTCACGGCAGACATGCACCGCCCCTCCCGCGAGCCGGTTTCACACATTGTACATCTCGGGCTTGTACAGGTCCAGGTGGTGCGCCATCCATTCCACGGTGAGGGCTAGGCCCTCCTCCAGAGAGTGCCGCGGTTGCCAGCCGGTAAGCCCCTTGATCTTGGCGTTCCCGCACACGAGACACTCCACTTCGCTCTTCTCCGGACGTATGCGATCGTCCTCCACGGCTACGCGGATCTCCCTGCCCACAATCCTCCCCACAATGTCTACAATTTCCCCAATAGAGGTTTCCCGGCCGCTACCGATGTTCACTACTTCGCCCACGGCACGGTCACAGTGGGCCAGGGCCAGGAACCCATCCACGGTGTCCACCACGTAGTTGAAGTCGCGGGTCGGACGGAGGTTACCCAACCGGATGGTTTCTCTTCCGCTCAGAACCTGCGCCAAGATCGTAGGTATTACCGCCCGGGCGGACTGGCGCGGGCCGAAGGTGTTGAAGGGTCGCGCAATGGTTACCGGTAGCCCGTAGGAACGAAAGTAGCTCAGGGCCAGTTGGTCCGCGGCTATCTTGCTGGCGGCGTAAGGTGATTGCGCCTGGAGCGGGTGCTCCTCGTCTATGGGCACGTACCTGGCCGTGCCGTAGACCTCGGAAGTGGAAGTGTGCACAAACCGCGATACCCCTACTTCCCGGGCAGCCTGGAGGAGGTTATAGGTACCTTCCACGTTAGTTCTTATGTAAGCTACCGGCGACAGGTAGGAATACGGTATTCCGATCAAGGCGGCCAGGTGGAACACCACGCTTACGCCCTCGACGGCCCGCCGGACCAGGTCGTAGTCGCGCACGTCGCCAGCGATGACCTCAATTTCGTTCCGTACCGGGCTTTCCTCCAGCCACCCCCACCGGCCGCGGGAATTATAGTGAACGAAGGCCCTCATGGCGTACCCCTCCTGGGTCAGCCGCTCCACAAGGTGGGAACCTATGAACCCTCCCGCGCCGGTAACCAGCACCCGCACTAGTCAACCACTCCTAGGCCTTGATTTGCCAGCACTCGATCTTTAGCGTTGACACCGAATTCCCGGGGACTACCATCGTCACACGCGATCTCCAACAGACATATACTTACTCTGTCTCAATCTGACCTCTACGACCTAACAATTCTTCCGCTCTCAAAGTACTCACATAGAATACCTTCGATAAGTTCCTTTAGCTGATTTCGATCGTCATCATCAAAATCATCCGGCCCGTGCGGATGGCTATTTATGAGGTCTGCCACCGCCTGATCAAAGCTGGCCTTGGCAGCATCGTCCGCGAAATAGCAACCCTGCATATCCAATACAACTTCTGCAGTCCCATCCTCAACGGCAGAAATCGCTACTGCGTCCGCAACTGGCCGTGTGTTATCCGTGAGACTGATTTGACCCCCATAGTGGCGAATCCTTCTCCGCACTACCACTTTAGCCGGACAGTCCATAATCCCTAGTCCTCCCGCTTTGGGGTACCGCCCTGCATAGAACGAGACTATCCGTTCCTGGCAGGCGTATGATGCTCAACAGGGCACGTCGGAAGGGGCTATGTTCCCTTCGCTTTCTAAGGATTATCCGCAACCCCATGCAATGCCTCTCCTTGGCAGGCTCACTTTGCCTCCACGAATTCTTCCCGACCAACACTGTGCGTTACCAACAGTCGCGCCTCGACGGCGCTGCGCATCCTGTCCAGACTTTCAGCGATCTGCCTCGATACCTGCCTTGCGGGACGGAAGAACGTGGCGTACGTCTTCGCCGCACCAAGGGCCTTAGCGGCCTCACTCTGCGCTTCGTTGGCCCTGGCGGCCAAAACCCTGTTTGCCGCCTCTACTTTATGCCAGATCAGAGGCCTAATAAAGTATTGAAACATGGCCAGACGGGTAATCCGCCGATCCAACTTCGCGAGTTGACGCAAGGCCGACGCCAGTTCCTCGCCGGTAACCGTGCCCTTGCGGCCCCTGAGCATCAGCCTCCGTACGGTGCGCAGGCCCTCGCCCGCCAATCGGTCTACCGTGCACGCCTCCTCCTTCACACTGTGAAGGGTTCGAAGGAGGGCCTCATACTGCGCGGAGGAAGGGGGCTCCCATTGCGCGAGCGCCTGGCTGATGATGGCCTCGGGCTCGAAATAGTCACGGCAATACCGATCCAGAACCTCGCGCAAAGTGCATACATCGGTGCCGGCAATCATGGCACCGCCTTCGGTGGCATTAATAACCTTCCTGCTGCCGTTTAATGCGCGGATACGCTGTTCAAACCACACCTGCATGGCGTGGAGGGATCTGGTGGTAGGCACTGCCCTTCCGTAAATATCCTTCACGTAGACATACGGGCTC
It encodes:
- a CDS encoding NAD-dependent 4,6-dehydratase LegB, which encodes MRVLVTGAGGFIGSHLVERLTQEGYAMRAFVHYNSRGRWGWLEESPVRNEIEVIAGDVRDYDLVRRAVEGVSVVFHLAALIGIPYSYLSPVAYIRTNVEGTYNLLQAAREVGVSRFVHTSTSEVYGTARYVPIDEEHPLQAQSPYAASKIAADQLALSYFRSYGLPVTIARPFNTFGPRQSARAVIPTILAQVLSGRETIRLGNLRPTRDFNYVVDTVDGFLALAHCDRAVGEVVNIGSGRETSIGEIVDIVGRIVGREIRVAVEDDRIRPEKSEVECLVCGNAKIKGLTGWQPRHSLEEGLALTVEWMAHHLDLYKPEMYNV